In Amycolatopsis coloradensis, one genomic interval encodes:
- a CDS encoding glutamate synthase-related protein yields MITARQLPEDAIRARAREGSAAIFPDVAGYGRSLFGADVDSGTDELDRARIVPPVFVPRRLEKMFDLAREPVYGDVGLSTVLGGFTAPSPVFLCAFGSTQVAGSGLGIAASEQAGRLGMPMVIGENVVPMHGYGRMGESAEDGLLGRIRAYADAVPDGLGGVVVQQSTEDADAEVWNLVYSDPSATKLLETGRLAFELKVGQGAKPGLGGMTVLSRTAAGEIAEQYTVDEAFGKEQAMVLRSSSPGTFTGEILRQQIHLMRNNYPRARAWVKLHPGRDVGEAARVAWAAGADAVTVDGAEGGTGWAPSVFLDQVGLPLVECLRRVGKHDASLLVSGRIWEGARALKCLAMGASAVGLGRAALLAVDEDAAEGLVRLVRCLELELRLLTSALGKYDLADLTPDDLWFPTWTEQNE; encoded by the coding sequence GTGATCACCGCGCGGCAGCTCCCCGAAGACGCGATCCGGGCCAGGGCACGGGAAGGCAGCGCGGCGATCTTCCCCGACGTCGCGGGATACGGCCGGTCGCTGTTCGGCGCGGACGTCGACTCGGGTACCGATGAACTCGACCGCGCGCGGATCGTGCCGCCGGTGTTCGTCCCGCGGCGCCTGGAGAAGATGTTCGACCTCGCGCGTGAACCGGTGTACGGCGATGTCGGGCTGTCGACCGTCCTCGGCGGGTTCACCGCGCCATCGCCGGTGTTCCTGTGCGCGTTCGGCTCCACGCAGGTGGCGGGCAGCGGGCTCGGGATCGCCGCGAGCGAACAGGCGGGCAGGCTCGGGATGCCGATGGTGATCGGCGAGAACGTCGTGCCGATGCACGGATACGGCCGGATGGGCGAAAGCGCCGAAGACGGCCTGCTCGGCCGGATCCGCGCGTACGCCGACGCCGTACCGGACGGGCTGGGCGGTGTCGTCGTGCAGCAAAGCACCGAAGACGCCGACGCGGAGGTGTGGAACCTCGTCTACAGCGACCCGTCCGCGACGAAACTGCTGGAGACCGGGCGGCTGGCGTTCGAGCTCAAGGTGGGACAGGGCGCCAAACCGGGGCTGGGCGGGATGACCGTGCTCTCGCGCACGGCCGCCGGCGAGATCGCCGAACAGTACACAGTGGACGAAGCCTTCGGTAAGGAACAGGCCATGGTGCTGCGTTCCAGCAGCCCCGGCACCTTCACCGGGGAGATCCTGCGCCAGCAGATCCACCTGATGCGCAACAACTACCCGCGGGCCCGGGCCTGGGTGAAACTGCATCCGGGCCGAGACGTCGGCGAGGCCGCGCGGGTCGCGTGGGCGGCGGGAGCGGACGCCGTCACCGTCGACGGTGCCGAGGGCGGCACCGGCTGGGCGCCGTCGGTCTTCCTCGACCAAGTGGGATTGCCGTTGGTGGAATGCCTGCGCCGGGTCGGCAAGCACGACGCCTCGTTGCTGGTGTCGGGACGGATCTGGGAAGGGGCCCGTGCGCTCAAGTGCCTGGCGATGGGCGCTTCCGCGGTCGGCCTCGGCCGGGCGGCGCTGCTCGCCGTCGACGAGGACGCGGCCGAAGGGCTCGTGCGGCTGGTGCGCTGCCTCGAACTCGAGCTGCGGCTGCTCACCAGCGCGCTCGGGAAGTACGACCTCGCGGATCTGACCCCGGACGACCTCTGGTTCCCGACCTGGACGGAGCAGAACGAATGA
- a CDS encoding asparagine synthetase A, whose translation MTGPSAAALPPGTREHLTSPVTQAALRIQNSITAGTREYLGMNGFVELQPPLIGPVTDPGCRGAKQVDVDYYGHKYKMMTSVILYKQASLLAFDKIFYVAPNVRLEPLETSTTGRHLVEFTQIDVEVARASREEVLDVAQGLLRHVVAHTLRESKVDLSTLGRDPEAFTALLEEDFERMTHREAVSRLQGLRHGQSADAEIDWQGERIISEQTNRPFFIVDYPKGSRGFTDGESSTEPGVLRNFDLIASDGFGELCSGGERTHEYRRLIERMRETGENPAKYAWYLDLAREGLPPSAGFGMGLERVTRYIAGLDAIWQANAYPKLPGIAAP comes from the coding sequence ATGACCGGACCATCGGCCGCGGCGCTGCCGCCGGGCACCCGCGAGCATCTGACGTCGCCGGTGACGCAGGCGGCGCTGCGCATCCAGAACAGCATCACCGCGGGCACCCGCGAATACCTCGGCATGAACGGTTTCGTGGAATTGCAACCGCCGCTGATCGGGCCGGTCACCGACCCGGGATGCCGCGGGGCCAAGCAGGTCGACGTCGACTACTACGGGCACAAGTACAAGATGATGACCAGCGTCATCCTGTACAAGCAGGCTTCGCTGCTCGCGTTCGACAAGATCTTCTATGTCGCCCCGAACGTGCGGCTGGAGCCGCTGGAGACCTCGACCACCGGACGGCATCTGGTCGAGTTCACCCAGATCGACGTCGAAGTGGCGCGGGCGAGCCGCGAGGAGGTCCTCGACGTCGCTCAGGGCCTGCTGCGGCACGTGGTCGCCCACACCCTGCGAGAGTCCAAAGTGGACCTTTCCACGCTCGGCCGGGATCCCGAAGCGTTCACGGCGCTGCTGGAAGAGGATTTCGAGCGGATGACGCACCGCGAGGCGGTGTCGCGGCTGCAGGGCCTGCGGCACGGGCAGAGCGCCGACGCGGAGATCGACTGGCAGGGCGAGCGGATCATCTCGGAGCAGACGAACCGGCCGTTCTTCATCGTCGACTACCCCAAGGGTTCGCGCGGGTTCACCGACGGCGAGTCCAGCACCGAACCGGGGGTGCTGCGGAACTTCGACCTCATCGCCTCGGACGGGTTCGGCGAACTCTGCAGTGGCGGCGAGCGCACGCACGAGTACCGGCGGCTGATCGAGCGGATGCGGGAGACGGGGGAGAACCCGGCGAAGTACGCCTGGTACCTCGACCTCGCGCGCGAAGGGTTGCCGCCGAGCGCGGGCTTCGGGATGGGGCTGGAGCGGGTGACGCGGTACATCGCCGGGCTGGACGCGATCTGGCAGGCGAACGCGTACCCGAAGCTGCCAGGGATCGCGGCGCCGTGA
- a CDS encoding methylaspartate mutase → MSVLTPRRGHSFGEVVARHHARGDLVVQPRMGFADPGRMTRGLLATRAARAATVGTITIDSYTRVGDHEAARAALAAGADLNGYPLVDHDPATTTALLDGVLTGDFPVQVRHGSADPRRIVRSLLDFGLHATEGGPVSYCLPYSRMPLSAAVDNWRRSCETLAEARGPELEPHLETFGGCMMGQLCPPALLVALSVLEGMFFWRHGIRCLSFSYAQQTHAGQDEEAVAALHALIAEYVPHARTHVVIYGYMGVHPRTPGGALELIAESARLAARTGASRLIVKTTAEAHRLPTVAENVTALEHAAEAARGVSRIGRLGDTGIHAQAKALVDNVLSLDTDLGRALVTAFARGQLDVPFCLHPDNAGRARGRLDAGGRLEWQRIGAMPLGDLVDLPAERRMTSGDLLDALRYVERSFDEKYGLPGIEPVNRLTQGSRT, encoded by the coding sequence ATGAGCGTGCTCACCCCGCGGCGGGGACATTCGTTCGGCGAGGTGGTCGCGCGCCACCACGCCAGGGGTGACCTGGTCGTCCAGCCCCGCATGGGGTTCGCCGATCCGGGGCGGATGACCCGGGGACTGCTGGCGACCAGGGCGGCGCGGGCCGCGACGGTCGGCACGATCACGATCGACAGCTACACCAGGGTCGGTGACCACGAGGCGGCTCGCGCGGCACTGGCGGCCGGTGCCGATCTCAACGGGTACCCGCTCGTCGACCACGATCCCGCGACGACGACGGCGTTGCTCGACGGCGTGCTGACCGGGGACTTCCCGGTGCAGGTCCGGCACGGTTCGGCGGACCCCCGCCGGATCGTCCGGTCCCTGCTGGACTTCGGGCTGCACGCGACCGAGGGCGGTCCGGTGTCGTATTGCCTGCCGTACAGCCGCATGCCGCTTTCGGCGGCCGTCGACAACTGGCGGCGCTCGTGCGAAACGCTGGCCGAGGCCCGCGGTCCCGAACTGGAGCCGCACCTGGAGACCTTCGGCGGCTGCATGATGGGTCAGTTGTGCCCACCGGCGCTGCTGGTCGCGCTGAGCGTGCTGGAGGGGATGTTCTTCTGGCGGCACGGGATCCGCTGCCTGTCCTTCAGCTACGCGCAGCAGACCCACGCCGGGCAGGACGAGGAGGCCGTCGCCGCGCTGCACGCGCTGATCGCGGAATACGTGCCGCACGCGCGGACGCATGTGGTGATCTACGGCTACATGGGCGTCCACCCGAGGACCCCGGGCGGCGCGCTGGAGCTGATCGCGGAGTCCGCGCGGCTGGCCGCCCGCACCGGCGCGAGCAGGCTGATCGTCAAGACCACCGCCGAAGCGCACCGGCTGCCGACCGTGGCGGAGAACGTGACCGCGCTGGAGCACGCCGCCGAGGCCGCGCGGGGTGTGTCCCGGATCGGCAGGCTCGGTGACACCGGGATCCACGCGCAGGCGAAAGCGTTGGTGGACAACGTTCTTTCGCTCGACACCGACCTCGGCAGGGCGCTGGTCACGGCGTTCGCGCGGGGTCAGCTGGACGTCCCGTTCTGCCTGCATCCGGACAACGCGGGCCGCGCGCGCGGACGGCTGGACGCCGGCGGCCGCCTGGAGTGGCAGCGGATCGGCGCGATGCCGCTGGGCGACCTCGTCGACCTGCCCGCGGAACGGCGGATGACCTCGGGCGATCTGCTGGACGCGCTCCGCTACGTCGAGCGGTCGTTCGACGAGAAGTACGGGCTGCCGGGAATCGAGCCCGTGAACCGACTGACACAGGGGAGTAGGACATGA
- a CDS encoding cobalamin B12-binding domain-containing protein translates to MTIEAVQPTLPDAGLDVLVTGLSSDAHTWNLVYLELLLEELGCRVTNLGACVPDATIVRECVTRRPDLLVISSLNGHGRQDGVRLMETFRARAELVTMPVVIGGKLDVTGGSNAARLLEAGFDAVFEDSGGLTPFRTFLRTLSVRNPGVPLGAG, encoded by the coding sequence ATGACCATCGAAGCCGTCCAGCCCACGCTCCCGGACGCCGGTCTCGACGTGCTCGTCACCGGGCTCTCGTCCGACGCGCACACCTGGAACCTGGTGTACCTGGAGCTGCTGCTGGAGGAACTGGGCTGCCGGGTCACCAACCTCGGCGCCTGCGTCCCGGACGCGACGATCGTGCGCGAATGCGTCACCCGGCGGCCGGACCTGCTGGTGATCAGCAGCCTCAACGGGCACGGCCGTCAGGACGGCGTCCGGCTGATGGAGACCTTCCGCGCGCGGGCGGAGCTGGTCACGATGCCGGTCGTCATCGGCGGGAAGCTCGACGTCACGGGCGGCAGCAACGCGGCGCGGCTGCTGGAGGCCGGCTTCGACGCGGTGTTCGAGGACTCCGGCGGGCTGACGCCGTTCCGGACCTTCCTCCGCACCCTGTCCGTGCGCAACCCCGGTGTCCCGCTGGGCGCCGGATGA
- a CDS encoding ATP-grasp domain-containing protein translates to MTRPVVLVGFVAAALGSSIKDFQPDGSVIFVEEPDVVRKRDARTTVAGSALVRELIEWEFHLPGKADEFYHVHHDLDPAAVVPLTEYATPFAARLAERYGLPGAGFGAAQILRDKAVLRLVSRAAGIANPASARVESPAQVREFMARHPGKTVLKPANRQASVGTQVLTDPAEAEQAWANCVVQDEGIFVPDRAMELKMLAESFVEGDEYSVEMLLRDGEPLFANVTGKRLFPGPRPIELAHIVPADIPDELTATLTEETRRLTAAAGFRTGIVHCEWIVSDGVPYLVECAGRFAGDGIIELIQRAYPVELNRAYFSVMKDEPVVDVLPRKAEGGAAVRFLSIEPGLIEDVRGVEKASQAEGVFLCDVGVSAGDRFDGLRSSWDRVGDLMVTADSPAEASRLAEEAVALIEIDVRPDRGERESAAP, encoded by the coding sequence ATGACGCGGCCGGTGGTGCTGGTCGGGTTCGTGGCCGCCGCGCTGGGTTCGTCCATCAAGGATTTCCAGCCGGACGGATCGGTCATCTTCGTCGAAGAACCCGACGTCGTCCGCAAACGCGACGCACGGACGACGGTGGCCGGTTCGGCGCTGGTGCGCGAGCTGATCGAGTGGGAATTCCACCTGCCCGGCAAGGCGGACGAGTTCTACCACGTCCACCACGACCTCGATCCGGCTGCCGTCGTCCCGCTGACCGAGTACGCGACCCCGTTCGCGGCCCGGCTCGCGGAGCGCTACGGCCTGCCGGGTGCGGGGTTCGGCGCGGCGCAGATCCTGCGGGACAAGGCGGTGCTGCGCCTGGTCAGCCGCGCGGCGGGGATCGCGAACCCGGCGTCTGCGCGCGTCGAAAGCCCGGCGCAGGTCCGCGAGTTCATGGCGCGGCATCCGGGGAAGACCGTGCTCAAGCCGGCGAACCGGCAGGCGTCGGTGGGGACACAGGTGCTCACCGACCCGGCGGAAGCCGAGCAGGCGTGGGCGAACTGTGTCGTGCAGGACGAGGGGATCTTCGTCCCGGACCGCGCGATGGAACTGAAGATGCTGGCCGAGAGCTTCGTCGAGGGCGACGAATACAGCGTCGAGATGCTGCTACGGGACGGCGAGCCGCTGTTCGCCAACGTCACCGGCAAGCGGCTGTTCCCCGGGCCGCGCCCGATCGAGCTCGCGCATATCGTCCCCGCGGACATCCCGGACGAACTGACCGCGACACTGACCGAGGAGACCCGGCGGCTCACCGCGGCGGCGGGGTTCCGCACCGGCATCGTCCACTGTGAGTGGATCGTCTCGGACGGCGTCCCGTACCTGGTCGAATGCGCCGGCCGGTTCGCGGGCGACGGCATCATCGAGCTGATCCAGCGCGCCTATCCGGTGGAACTGAACCGCGCCTACTTCTCGGTCATGAAGGACGAACCGGTCGTGGACGTGTTGCCGCGCAAGGCCGAAGGCGGCGCCGCGGTCCGGTTCCTCTCGATCGAGCCCGGTCTCATCGAGGACGTGCGCGGCGTGGAGAAGGCGTCGCAGGCCGAAGGCGTGTTCCTGTGCGACGTCGGGGTTTCGGCGGGTGACCGGTTCGACGGGCTGCGCAGTTCGTGGGACCGAGTCGGCGATCTGATGGTGACCGCGGACAGCCCGGCGGAGGCGTCGCGCCTGGCCGAAGAGGCGGTCGCGCTGATCGAGATCGACGTGCGGCCGGACCGAGGAGAGAGGGAGAGCGCCGCACCATGA
- a CDS encoding ABC transporter substrate-binding protein, translating into MTDKPIKGGVATWACLPGFPPAVIFPFTPGERFGVRSLYEFQMLMYRPLYWLGRDGAPEIDYDLSVGEEPVWDETGRTCTVRIKPWKWSNGETVCADNVIFWMNMLKVKGPKFGAYSEGYFPDNLVSFEKVADDKVSFTFDKAYSKNWVLLNQLTMITPMPKAWDRTAAGPADATHDIGQAEAVYEFLMAENGDVVEEDNSHRTRWAGSPVWSVVNGPWRLKSYTEEGVVTFVPNEHYSGPNPPHLDELRQVSTTSDEQQYELLQSGDVQVGFLPPGMGVQPDGDPTKGGPNPLGDGFQLEPQILFNINFMAVNFSNPTVAGNMIRQPYVRQALQSCFDQEYGAREVYQGYGWSQTGSIPVLPKSDLVSPKIAERGGFWPFDLEKARQLLADNGWDVSASPAVCVRPGTGPGEAGEGIPAGTELSFSLRYWEGRPSLARLMAQFRDDAAKAGIEIRLEEVMGSVLVAEDGPGEKRMWQLSCWGGGWVYNYPTGENLFQSGAACNFSNYRDAKADELIAKTVTTDSLEALYEYQEYIADQAPVIFMPTFPRRLFEVAGNLRGFSPINPYGLINPENWYYVEDES; encoded by the coding sequence ATGACGGACAAGCCGATCAAGGGCGGCGTGGCGACCTGGGCCTGCCTGCCCGGGTTCCCGCCCGCGGTGATCTTCCCCTTCACCCCGGGCGAGCGCTTCGGCGTGCGGAGCCTCTACGAGTTCCAGATGCTGATGTACCGGCCGCTGTACTGGCTGGGCCGGGACGGCGCGCCGGAGATCGACTACGACCTCAGCGTCGGCGAAGAGCCGGTGTGGGACGAGACCGGCCGCACCTGCACGGTCCGGATCAAACCGTGGAAGTGGTCCAACGGCGAGACGGTCTGCGCGGACAACGTCATCTTCTGGATGAACATGCTGAAGGTGAAGGGGCCGAAGTTCGGCGCGTACTCCGAGGGCTACTTCCCCGACAACCTGGTGTCGTTCGAGAAGGTCGCCGACGACAAGGTGAGCTTCACCTTCGACAAGGCGTACTCGAAGAACTGGGTCCTGCTGAACCAGCTGACCATGATCACGCCGATGCCGAAGGCGTGGGACCGCACCGCGGCCGGGCCCGCCGACGCGACGCACGACATCGGTCAGGCGGAAGCGGTCTACGAGTTCCTGATGGCGGAGAACGGTGACGTCGTCGAGGAGGACAACTCGCACCGCACGCGCTGGGCCGGCAGTCCTGTGTGGAGTGTCGTGAACGGGCCGTGGCGGCTCAAGAGCTACACCGAGGAAGGTGTCGTCACCTTCGTCCCGAACGAGCACTACAGCGGGCCCAATCCGCCGCATCTCGACGAGCTGCGCCAGGTCTCGACGACGTCGGACGAGCAGCAGTACGAACTGCTGCAGTCCGGTGACGTCCAGGTCGGCTTCCTGCCACCGGGGATGGGCGTCCAGCCCGACGGCGACCCGACGAAGGGCGGGCCGAACCCGCTGGGCGACGGTTTCCAGCTGGAGCCGCAGATCCTGTTCAACATCAACTTCATGGCGGTCAACTTCAGCAACCCGACCGTCGCCGGGAACATGATCAGGCAGCCTTACGTCCGGCAGGCGTTGCAGAGCTGCTTCGACCAGGAGTACGGCGCCCGCGAGGTCTACCAGGGTTACGGCTGGAGCCAGACGGGGTCGATCCCGGTGCTGCCCAAGAGCGACCTGGTCTCGCCGAAGATCGCCGAGCGCGGCGGGTTCTGGCCGTTCGACCTGGAGAAGGCGCGGCAGCTGCTCGCCGACAACGGCTGGGACGTCAGCGCCTCACCCGCGGTGTGCGTCCGGCCCGGCACCGGCCCCGGTGAAGCGGGCGAGGGCATCCCGGCCGGCACCGAACTGAGCTTCTCCCTGCGCTACTGGGAAGGGCGGCCGTCGCTGGCGCGGCTCATGGCGCAGTTCCGGGACGACGCGGCGAAGGCCGGCATCGAGATCCGCCTCGAAGAGGTGATGGGGTCGGTGCTGGTGGCGGAGGACGGCCCCGGCGAGAAGCGGATGTGGCAGCTGTCCTGCTGGGGCGGCGGCTGGGTCTACAACTACCCGACCGGCGAGAACCTCTTCCAGAGCGGCGCCGCCTGCAACTTCAGCAACTACCGGGACGCCAAGGCGGACGAGCTGATCGCGAAGACCGTCACCACCGACTCCCTCGAAGCGCTCTACGAGTACCAGGAGTACATCGCCGACCAGGCTCCGGTGATCTTCATGCCGACGTTCCCGCGGCGGCTGTTCGAGGTCGCGGGCAACCTGCGCGGGTTCTCGCCGATCAACCCGTACGGCCTGATCAATCCGGAGAACTGGTATTACGTCGAGGACGAGTCATGA
- a CDS encoding MFS transporter → MSLDSTLSADAVRSSRLAERLLVPAGFITTAGNAFQITAAAILVFHAEQTTLAVGWLFIAVSIPQVALAVLFGKLVDKVDRRMLCVAADLVSAMTAFALPVWLWIGGPANLGSYIANFMLACTAALFMPASNGLIKERIRDERLGKFNSHFEMASNSGMLLASSLAGFLVIWFGPTPLFVFNSLSFVLSAVLVYAIGRKPAKAPVTEETTATDPSARVEAPVRQPIKRLALLYANGNIGLMVANVILTTLILQTFDQGAWMIGVVDALAGVGFIVGAAAYGKVSKRFKGIHLAVLGTLGNLICLAIQPLHYIALMAAIPFAGFCFAQGRIAARTLLMRASPEERVGRIFGSTQALGLGLGVGATVGLSALADATTVPYAFWGLAILQGAIVIGTYFSLAKPLSAQEKRPAEVLEATAA, encoded by the coding sequence ATGTCACTCGACAGCACCCTCTCCGCCGACGCGGTCCGGAGTTCCCGGCTCGCCGAACGCCTCCTGGTCCCGGCGGGATTCATCACCACGGCGGGCAACGCGTTCCAGATCACCGCCGCCGCGATCCTGGTCTTCCACGCCGAACAGACCACGCTGGCGGTCGGCTGGCTGTTCATCGCCGTGTCCATCCCGCAGGTCGCGCTCGCGGTCCTGTTCGGCAAGCTGGTCGACAAGGTCGATCGCCGGATGCTGTGCGTGGCGGCGGACCTCGTGAGCGCGATGACCGCGTTCGCGCTGCCGGTGTGGCTGTGGATCGGCGGCCCGGCGAATCTCGGCTCGTACATAGCGAACTTCATGCTCGCGTGCACCGCGGCGTTGTTCATGCCCGCCAGCAACGGCCTCATCAAGGAACGGATCCGCGACGAGCGGCTCGGGAAGTTCAACTCCCACTTCGAGATGGCGAGCAACTCCGGGATGCTGCTGGCGTCTTCGCTCGCGGGCTTCCTGGTGATCTGGTTCGGCCCCACGCCGCTGTTCGTTTTCAACTCCCTGAGCTTCGTCCTGTCGGCCGTGCTGGTCTACGCGATCGGCCGCAAACCCGCCAAGGCACCGGTGACCGAGGAGACCACGGCCACCGACCCGTCGGCGCGGGTCGAAGCACCCGTGCGCCAGCCGATCAAGCGGCTCGCGCTGCTCTACGCCAACGGCAACATCGGCCTGATGGTCGCCAACGTCATCCTGACGACGCTGATCCTGCAGACCTTCGACCAGGGCGCGTGGATGATCGGTGTGGTCGACGCGCTGGCCGGGGTCGGCTTCATCGTCGGCGCCGCCGCGTACGGCAAGGTCAGCAAGCGGTTCAAGGGGATCCATCTGGCCGTGCTCGGCACGCTCGGGAACCTGATCTGCCTGGCGATCCAGCCGCTGCACTACATCGCGCTGATGGCGGCGATCCCGTTCGCCGGCTTCTGTTTCGCGCAGGGCCGGATCGCGGCGCGCACGCTGCTGATGCGGGCCAGTCCGGAGGAGCGGGTCGGCCGGATCTTCGGCAGCACCCAGGCCCTCGGACTCGGGCTCGGTGTCGGGGCGACGGTCGGGCTGTCCGCGCTGGCGGACGCGACCACCGTGCCCTACGCGTTCTGGGGGCTGGCGATCCTGCAGGGCGCGATCGTGATCGGCACCTACTTCAGCTTGGCGAAACCGCTGTCGGCGCAGGAGAAGCGGCCGGCCGAGGTACTCGAGGCGACCGCCGCCTGA
- a CDS encoding class I tRNA ligase family protein: MADTRPVVIIGGPPTSNGDLHIGHIAGPYLGADVHRRYLRAAGREAVFASCTDDSQTYLVTSAARVGLTPPELVEQSTENIQRTFKAMGVEVDGFSPTDEGYKALVYDYVKRLYDKGKLRLRKVRLPYSESKGEFLVEGFVGGGCPTCLADSRGGFCEGCGHPIDFDALIEPYSVLDPADEVTYRETEIMVFPVSEYREQLLAYYEERGPAWRPHVLGLMRELLSGPLPDFAITYPVKWGLPAPFLQTPGQRLNAWVEGMPASMYCTEYALRRNGKPKVADDDAWLAENDARVVVFMGFDPLFTWGVVHVAELIALEGRYVLPDTLLVNEFYELENEKFSTSKGHVVWARELAAEVPRDIARFHLNLTAPEFARTNFSRAALEKVAGERLVTPWNELAETLAKLTAEVGGENGSLPVSTEATERAAAMVSRFALNYELEDFSLSRAADLVVQHVERLRAATERTLKGNLDQEMLRARLGDLFLELRALIGCASPILIDLAERATEAGGFEPRITAAAFDVTHTTAFTVPPLEFPPTSEV, translated from the coding sequence ATGGCCGACACGCGACCGGTGGTGATCATCGGTGGCCCTCCGACGTCCAACGGGGATCTGCACATCGGGCATATCGCCGGCCCGTACCTCGGTGCCGACGTGCACCGGCGGTACCTGCGCGCGGCGGGTCGCGAGGCCGTGTTCGCCTCCTGCACCGACGACAGCCAGACCTACCTCGTCACCAGCGCGGCCCGGGTCGGGCTGACGCCGCCCGAACTGGTGGAGCAGTCGACCGAGAACATCCAGCGCACGTTCAAGGCGATGGGTGTCGAGGTCGACGGCTTCTCGCCGACCGACGAAGGCTACAAGGCACTCGTCTACGACTACGTCAAACGACTGTACGACAAGGGAAAGCTCCGATTGCGCAAAGTCCGGCTGCCGTACAGCGAGAGCAAGGGCGAGTTCCTGGTCGAGGGTTTCGTCGGCGGTGGCTGCCCGACGTGCCTCGCCGACAGCCGCGGCGGGTTCTGCGAGGGCTGCGGGCACCCGATCGACTTCGACGCGCTCATCGAGCCGTACTCGGTGCTCGACCCGGCCGACGAGGTGACCTACCGCGAGACCGAGATCATGGTCTTCCCGGTCTCGGAGTACCGCGAGCAACTCCTCGCCTACTACGAGGAACGCGGCCCCGCGTGGCGGCCGCACGTACTCGGGCTGATGCGGGAACTGCTGTCCGGGCCGTTGCCCGACTTCGCGATCACGTACCCGGTGAAATGGGGCCTGCCGGCGCCGTTCCTCCAGACCCCGGGGCAACGGCTCAACGCCTGGGTCGAGGGCATGCCCGCCTCGATGTACTGCACGGAGTACGCGTTGCGGCGCAACGGGAAGCCGAAGGTCGCCGACGACGACGCCTGGCTCGCGGAGAACGACGCGCGGGTCGTGGTGTTCATGGGGTTCGACCCCCTGTTCACCTGGGGCGTCGTCCACGTCGCCGAACTGATCGCCCTCGAAGGCCGCTACGTCCTCCCGGACACCCTGCTGGTCAATGAGTTCTACGAACTGGAGAACGAGAAGTTCTCCACCAGCAAGGGACACGTGGTCTGGGCCCGTGAGCTGGCGGCCGAGGTGCCCCGCGACATCGCGCGGTTCCATCTCAACCTCACCGCTCCCGAGTTCGCGCGGACCAACTTCTCCCGTGCCGCGCTGGAGAAGGTCGCGGGGGAGCGGCTGGTCACGCCTTGGAACGAACTCGCCGAGACACTGGCGAAACTCACCGCCGAGGTCGGTGGCGAGAACGGCTCGCTTCCGGTGTCGACCGAAGCCACCGAACGCGCGGCGGCGATGGTCTCCCGGTTCGCCCTGAACTACGAACTCGAGGACTTCAGCCTCAGCCGGGCCGCCGATCTGGTGGTGCAGCATGTCGAACGCCTGCGCGCGGCGACGGAACGCACGTTGAAGGGCAACCTCGACCAAGAGATGCTCCGCGCCCGGCTCGGTGACCTCTTCCTCGAACTGCGGGCGCTGATCGGCTGTGCCTCGCCGATCCTGATCGACCTCGCCGAGCGTGCCACCGAAGCCGGCGGGTTCGAACCCCGCATCACCGCGGCCGCCTTCGACGTCACGCACACCACGGCCTTCACCGTGCCACCACTGGAATTCCCTCCGACGAGCGAGGTCTGA
- a CDS encoding cupin domain-containing protein gives MEIRPLEREKMVFENGAYGQRLLPWAALNAPFEGAWVTVPAHGATGAHSHHEYEIFIAVSGEAVVESGGERRAFRPGDIEFHQPGTEHRILNDGAEDFEMYAIWWDSDMTAKFAARHTEEV, from the coding sequence ATGGAGATCCGTCCGCTCGAGCGGGAAAAGATGGTCTTCGAGAACGGCGCCTACGGCCAGCGGCTCCTGCCGTGGGCGGCGCTGAACGCGCCGTTCGAAGGCGCCTGGGTGACGGTGCCGGCGCACGGCGCGACGGGTGCGCATTCCCACCACGAGTACGAGATCTTCATCGCCGTCAGCGGCGAGGCGGTCGTCGAGTCCGGGGGAGAGCGCCGCGCCTTCAGGCCCGGCGACATCGAGTTCCACCAGCCCGGCACCGAGCACCGCATCCTCAACGACGGTGCGGAGGACTTCGAGATGTACGCGATCTGGTGGGACTCCGACATGACGGCGAAGTTCGCCGCCCGGCACACGGAAGAGGTGTGA